The Anopheles maculipalpis chromosome 3RL, idAnoMacuDA_375_x, whole genome shotgun sequence genomic sequence CTTAGAACGTTCAGTAGCTCCTACTGCGCGGCCGATCAGTCCCTTCCAGTGACATATACGGGTGTGTTAGAACCTTTTTAAAGATCAGATatagataaaaaaaggaaacattttggAAGATCTGGTACAATGGTGGTATAAGCGTATGTAATGATGATTATTACGTTATTAGTGTTTACGTTAAGCTAATCTCGGTGCAGCCTTATACTTCTCGTAAtatctttctttcctttctcttcCGAGCGGCACTATCCGTGTAGTGTAGTGATGAAGCAAAACCTGTGAGCATTGTTAGATAttgtgaaatggaaaaaatatatatattgcaaaaaaaaaaattatctaatGTATGTCACTAGCTCGAGTTCAGCTTCTTACGCCACTGATGGGGAAAGAAAACGCAATCGAATTttaggttttaattttttttattcattcgtgTCTTTTTCTGTAtcgttctttattttttatcaattttgctTCAGTAGACTGATATTTGTTCTATTGTTTCTTTGTagttttttggcttttttacttttccaccaatcccatccatccattaAAATCGATTCCTTCACCTCAATTATCGCTCAAAATGGCACGAAATATAGcattcgttctttttttatgttttattttctattcgtTTCAATAGTTGCTCGTTTGGCATCGCAATCGCCGTACGATCTTCGATTTGGTTTTAATGGTCTGTTTTCTCATTGTTAAGAGATGTACATGCAAGTTGTTTTCCCTTTGTTTTTCCCATCGCTTTCGAATAACTTTACAAGATTTGCAGAATTTCTGTACGATCGCAAGCAGTCATCGCCGGAAaagggttttttcttctttgctatATGTTAGTGTGTTAATGGTGAATTTCTATTCGATGCATTTGTGAATGATTGGatcagaaacaaaaatcaaagtgTTATCAAATGACGTTCATACCTTGCTATTTTCCACCTGTTTCGCTTGGTTAGTTTGCAATATAGTAGTTCGGTGTTGAAGAGTCTTTCGCTGAGGTTGACAATCTGTTTATTGTAATGGTTGGGCTGTTTATCTTTCCTAACTCTGCACTATGTTTTACGGTACCAAATCCTTCCAAAAGGCTTCATTATAGATCTGAAAGTCCAGTTCTTAGTGCCCTTTTTAAGTGTGTTGCTATTTCCAACGTAACCTTCATTCGGCTAACCGTCCTCATTCGAATCATACTCGTGCCGTTTTAACTTTCGTCCTACGTCTCTCGTCATTCATCCTATAAATATATGTATTTACAAATATAACACGTATCTTATCATATCGTTTCCGATTAAAACACAAACGCAAAATGTTTAGCAACTTAACGAAAACAACGATCGTTCAAAACAGTCGTTCCGTTTTACGATGTATTTATGCATTTGGTTTTACGCTCTACACACCTGGAATGGGTTCATTCGATATTGtctcattgttttttttttcattttactttgTTTAGCCTAGTTTTCTCACAcaacagacacagacacacaagtATGTTGCGTAGCAAACTGCTCTGGTCTTTCGTTCTGGTCTCTCGATCACGTACAACACTTACTGGCTACTGTTAGCAGGGGGAGCTCAACAGGCACCTCACCCCGCACAGTTACTTTCTAGGCTTTTAGTAGTCTGCTTTGGAGTTTACATTTGGTTGTATTGGTATGTGTCAGGGGTGCTTTGGAGTGGTGAAttactattttcttttctttttatttaactgCAACACCAGCAGCGTGTGCAGctggtttgtttgtgaaagcaaaaacaaaactcaaattGGTTGATAGTTGTAGAAtagataaattaaaacaaaaggtTTATATTGTAATGAATTTCCATTCTTCTTCTACACGACGGGATATGTTATTTTCGGAGTAAAGGGGTTTTtggtgtgtatttgtttttattactttgaGTTTTGCAGATGGATTACTTATAGCATGTTTTTGGTTCAAAGTTGTGTCAGTTCGAGTGTTtctgtttaaatatgtttgaagatcattagttaaaaaaaaaacggaagtgGTTGAAGAAGTCGTTAAACAAGTCAGAAGTAatgtaattgaaattgaacTCATAAATTTAAAGTCGAAGTAAAACGAACATACTGTGACAGATGTGATGGAAGATGTCTCCATGAACAGCCGAGAATGTAGTTTAATTAGCTTTCTATTGAAAGTGTTCAGTTTAATGTAACGGTGACGATAACAGCCTTATCATTGCCCCACCTTAGAATGGTataagaacaagaaaaaagcgaaagtgCGTACAGCAAATCAGCTGTGATCGGTTTTTCTGGTACAAGGCACTGCTAAAACGTTAGATAAGAAAGGAAATGTAGTAATTCACAAAAGGagaaaccaagaaaaaaacgagGTGATAATTGGGCTGGCATTTGTGTATCGTAGTGACCTtggtgattttgtttgttttgttttgctgtttcctCTTTTTCGTGCTATTCATTACTCAACGTCAGTTCCTTATGTACACAGTAATTATGCTCTTAAAGAAAGGGCCAATTTTAATCGTTGTAAACAGAAAAACTTTAatcttttatcatttttacaaacaaacaggGTCTTGCTTTTCTTGAGCCTTTAAGTAAACCTCGTAAAAGTTTAGTTTAAACGGtgattgaaaaacatttttcacatgAGCCTATCataatgtttctttcttttttaggaatttaatattatttccAATTCATAACGAGTGCTTTCCATAACAAGCGTGATCCATTCGTTCGCCACCAGACTTGCTTCTACATGCAATTGAGGAAATGGTTTGCTCGAAGCTTTCAACACATACATCCACGTTGGGAAACCCTGTAAAATTGTTCATCGATCAACTAACAGGCTAGTTATGAAAGGGTTTTGGCAAGTACTCGGAAAATGTAACTTACAAAGATTGGTTGGTCCAGTTTTGTTTCATGTGAAGCGAGAACAGAGAACACATTGCTGTAGTTAAACTATGACGGGACAAGATTCGTCAAACGTAACAATGCATAATGAAGTTGAGAAAGTACGAGGATAACGATCTGATCAGTAAAAGTGAGTACAGCAACAGGCTGTAGCTGTCCTTTGAAAACGAGATTGTTGTGTACTTCATTAGTCTAGTATCTCTTTTAGAGCTAAAtacgttttgtttgtgaatgtgttgtatgcgtgtttttttgtttcgtttagttATAATTTCTaatcaatttgtttgtttcaatttgttctcttttatttcttccaaCAAGACTATCTAGTGGGGGATTTTTCTATttacgttttcttttccatttgttgTTGATAAACTCTTTCATACCCATGTTTGTTATCATGTTTCGTTTGGCTGttcatttgtttcaatttgtttctCTTCTTTACTGGTCTTTTCagttagtttaattttaactAACAATAAAACTAGTGATTTTGGATCGTTTCTTCGTTtgtaatgtgtatgtgtgtgttttcgcattgtgaatgttttttgttatctCTTTTTATacgattttttgttcaattcgCTTATTTATAAGTTTGCTGTTTTTCGGGTTTTTTCTTTGACTATATGGCTTTTGGGGAGGGAGCGTAAAGCAAAATGAGCTCTAGTGAGATGCATTGGTTGATTAACGGCTTTCTGTCTGAGGTGTACGTATGAGAGTCTGTGTGTTTCTTATGCGAAGAAATTTCGTTAATATTCTATAAAAATATACGTATAAAACACTCATTATCCAAAGTTGGCTGGTGATCCAAATGGCGTCCATTTTGGCTTTTCGTGTTACAGTAGGTCTCGGGAAGCGTGTTTCAATGTATAGTTCTGCTGGTTCATAGTCCGTTGTTTTTCGATACACTGGAGCGAGTGCGTATGTGTTTTTTACCGACGTTTTTAGCTGGAAGATTTTATTAACTGGCACCAAAGGCTAATAATTTGTCGGCTTTTATACGTCGTTGTACTGCTTTGAAGTTACTTTTTGCCGGTGCAGTTCTAACTGCACCTTTACACATTAATCTGAAACGCTTCCCGTTGCAGTTTCTGATTGGCACGTGGTCGGGGCGAATGGTTGCTCGACTTTTTGCCCACGACGTTGCTTCCGATCTCCGTGGCACTGCCCAAACTTGATGGATTTACGGACGATACGGCCAGCGTTGCATCCCGGCCGAGCAGATCCGAAAAGCGGGCCGGCGGTGTTATGTGATCGGAATAGTTAGGATAGTTCGATATACTGTTTTGAAAAGGGGGAAATGGATAGAATATTAGTAACAatgatggcaaaaaaaaggaaaaaagtcaGAACGGTGGCTGAAAAGTCCTCCGAACGTAACTACTTACCTGAAAGTAGTTTCTTCGTTGTGGCTAGAGTACCCGCTAGAGCTACGCACGTGCCGCTTCGGTAGGTTTTGCGACTGTGCTTTGGCAGACTTTCTCGGTGGATAGGGTGGTTTGGATTTTCTCGATATGCTCGAGGGAGAGTTTTCGGAAGACGAAGACGTTTCGTCTTGCGTGTCTGTGCAGGATAGATTAGtttgaaaacgaaaacgaaacgaaaggatGGAAAACATAAGAGATAAAACATAGtgagtaagaaaaaaatgcaaaatagtgaagaaaaacaattagaCATAAATATAACAGATTGAAGAGGAAATAATGAtacgaaaaaattgaaataatgagcaaattttgaataaaaatgttagaaaaatcaaaaaaggtTTAGAAAAGAGAAgacaaattgaaattgaatgatGAAAGAGATAATGAAAACCAAGtaggaggaagagaaagagagagaaagagagagagagagcgtgttGGTGTGAGTGATAAAGCAAAAATGAAGCATTTGCGCGGTGTATATTATTTatgtactctttttttaattagcAGAAAgctatttaacaaaaaaagtaattaaggaaaatttatttgtttgcatgaCTGGGCGCATCCTTTACAATGCGTCACGCTCAACAACGATTGAAAATACAACACGATTTTCGCACAGATTGCCAATGTTACGGAGCATCGGAGCTGTAAGTTAAAATACGCGTAAACAATTTTGGAACCGGAAGTGGtcagggaaaaaaaatgcgaaaatcAAATAGCTTTTGTACAAACTtaaccaaacaaaatgaaagcaaaaaagcttttttttttgggtttcaaTGAAAGTTGCCCTGTATTGCATACGTACCACGATGGTGACGGTAGTTGGACTGGTTGGAGCGCGAGGCAATATCGTTGTCAGATTCGGAACCGAGTGTATCATATTCTGTAATCGGTATATGAAGTGTTAGTATCTTCCTAACTTCGGAATCTGTGGATCCGGGATTGTCTGATTCTATAAATTGATTTATATCTAGAAATGGTCGGCTTTATGGAGCAAGACAGCGAGCAAAACATCGAATCGGTTAGTCGGTGCGAGCGTACTCACCTATTGGTTCCGAGGTGGCCGGATCTCGGAGCCGAGATCCGCCCTTTCTGCGTACTTTCGTGTACTCGGGCTCTTTGTTCTATTTGGAGTTTGGGTTTAGTTTtgtgggtttgtttgttttggcgcATAAAATAATTCGATGTTGTGTgagtttcgtatttttttgGAGTGCGATTAGTTCGATTTCCGATTGGTTCGATTTCAGTTCATCCAACGGGGAAGACAGCAACAGGCAGGAtatattttgtgtaaaaacGGGAAGAGACGTATCGTTAAGAAGATGGGAACGAAACACCAGGTacgacgacacacacacacacacacagagcaccatcaccaccatcaggagattatgttattttgtttttccaaagaCCGATCAAGTGATCGAGGGAAATATTGCGAGGGGTTGATTTGATTTGGATGGGCAGAGGTTTTTCgtgttaaatttttgattgtttCATATCGTACGAACAGCcacagagaaaaaagagagaaagagaaagaaagagaagagaagagatagaaagaaagagaaaaaagaaagaaaaaacaccatTTGGGACATTTGATTTTCTCGGTATATAGGGTTCGGCGTGCTCGTCTCGCCCGTGGTATATGTTGGTGagcggtttgttttggttgtgtgAGTTTATTGTGTGAGAGCAGTTCGAGATACTATTTAGCTAGGCTAGCAGTAGGCTTGTTGAGTTAGTGCGATAGTTAGCATCGCAAAACGCTCAGATGATCGTGAGATGTGATCGTAACGAAAGCATTAAACTCTAGTGCCAATTGATGAAGGGATGCGATACGATCGATATGGCATGAATCAAAACAAGTATGAGATGGGATCGAGACGGAGAGCTTGAAGAGCTTAAGAAAGAGATTAAGAAAGAGATTCTTATTGATGCCGGTAATTGGCAATGAAGTAGCTTAGCATTCTTGCTAGAGAAAGAATTAAGAATTGATAGCTCTGGACATTGGAAGAGAGACTCAGAAAAAGGTTGTAAAAAGACAACGAGCAACGAACGGAGAATGAACCAACGACGATGGATGAAGTCGACGATCATGAGATGAAGAGATGTGCGTACACTATTAACGAACACAATGGCTTCCCTTTCTAGAAAATAGAATGAACACAGAGAGATGAATATGAGCGCGCAACGGAAGCAGTAGGAAGTATTAACACATTGGATGATGGATGGCAGGATAATTGGCAGGAAATGGATGGAGGTGAGAGGCatacaagaacaaaaacaaatggcaTCGATGGATCGATCGGTTAGTATGTGCGCTCGAATAGTCGTTTGATATGATACCGATACAAACAGAAAGTATGGCATGTTTAGAAGAACAAACGAGATGGCATAGAAATTAAACTTACATGATAGCTTTCGGTTTTAACATCATGATACACAAATGATCCTCTTACCGAGTGATATGGTCCACTGTAGACATTTCCACTGTATGAACTTTCGCTGTACGTTTGCTTGTTCAGCTGAAAGGTTGCATACGGGCAAATGTCTTCAATATACTCTGCAAAATTGGAGAAGAAACATGGTACAGAGTACTGTTTTAGATGAAGCAAAAACTGTGATCAGAGGGTGAATGACACCGTAAGGGATGTGTTTGGAAAAGGGCACAAAGCAGACAAACGATTACCATTTCCCTCGGCTTTATAGCTGCCCGAGTCAACGGAGTTACTGTTACGGCTTGCTTGTTGGGCCCTCACCGCCAGATACTGCTGGTCCCGGTTGTGCTTATTCTGGATGTTCGCGATCGATGGAGATTCCGACATTGAGGTTGATGGAATACGGTTCTGGTTGTTGAGCTCTGGGGAGGTAAGAATTATGGAAATGATAGTAGTCATATGAACACTCCAAAATCTACCCTTCTGTATTACTTCTCTTCCGTATCAGGAGTGCCGCAGCTACGAGGGCAAACAGTATCAAAATCGATAGGCATAGTGGTAGGATGACCTTAAAGTTGGCATAGAACGGATTCTCACCCATGTGCGGGGAGACTGGATTGGTTATGTCAGGATACACCATCACTAGAAATAATCGATGTAGAATTAGAATCTGCTAAGAACCTCGTCCATTCCAAGAATTGGAGAACTTTATCCTTACCACCCTGTGCGGTGAGCGTGGTGTAGTTGTAAACAGCCATCGTTGCCCCAGCATTATTGTAGGCCGTAACACGTAGCTGATACTTTGTCGCTGGTTGCAGATCCGTTACAGTAAATATGCGCTCGGTAGCTTCCACATGGCTAGCGATCATATTCCACTGCGCCCGCCCATACAAACGGTTCTCGATTGAAAAGTGCAGTATGCCGCATCCGCCATCACCCCACGAATCAAGCCAACAGGTCACACTGGTCGAATTGTTGGTGATCATTTGCGAATGTTTCGGCTGTACGGGTGGCAATCCCTTTGTGTGCGAATGAACGATATCACACGGCAGTCCAGTGCCGATCTTGTTGTAGGCCGTGATGTATAGCTGATAGCGTGTACCACACCAAAGATTCACCAACAAATGTGTGTTGGTTTTGGAATCGATCTGTAACTCTTCCCAGTCACCGTTCTCACGCTTGTAGTTAATGACGTACCCAAGCACCGGTGATCCTCCGTTCCGATTATCCGTCCACTCAAGCAACAGGCTATCGGTGTACGTGTTGACGATCGTTAGGGTAGGAGGATCTGGTGGCACTCGGATCCGAATGCGATACACAATCTCATCCCGGCCCCAGGTGTTTTCCACACTGCAAGTATAATTTCCCGCATCCGAATGCTGACAGTCCTTGATGTAGAGCGTTCCATTCTTTGCGATCAGTTTGCGAGTTCCGGTGTCCATCGGTTGATCATCCTGTCGCCAGATGGTAACCGGTGCTGGAACACCAACCTTCCGACAGGGTAGAATCAACGTTTCCTTCCAAGGTGTTACAATCTCCTGGCTGAAGGAAACTATCCTTGCGGGTACCTTGTTGTTAGGCGGTACGGTGATTACTTCAGACTTTTCACCTTCACCGACTTTCGTAGAAGCTGTGAGCCAAAACTGATAGGTGGCGTGTTCCTGCAGCCGAACCGTTTCGTGGCTTTCGGCGTACGGGACGAGTGAGCGTTTGTGAGTGCCTTCGTCACGGCCCCCATCGACCAGAGACATGTAGAAGGTGTAGCCGGTGATGAGACCATTCCGATGGGCAGGTGGCAACCAGGAGATAATGATCTTGGTGCTCGACGATGGGACCGCTTTCAGTGCACTCGGAGCACTTGGCACTGGAAGTGATATAGTCAAATATTAAATAGGGAATTTAATTCTATATCGCTTGTCCACTTACCATCCTCCTGAGTGATACAGTGGAACGGATTCGTTCGCACACCGTCTCCAACTTTCGTGAATGCTAACACCCAGAACGTGTAGTTGGTGAACTTTTTCAAATTCTCCAACGTAAGGTACTGATTGTTGGTTTTCGATGTGTACGGTTCTTTCTCTGTAAGATAGAAAGCTGTGATTACTACGAGCTGATATACCTTGCTTAGTCGGTCACACACCGTAAAGATCATCCATCTCAATGTAGGACACTTTATAACCCCGAATCTTTCCGTTCTGTCCATCAACCGGCGGTGGAGACCAGGTGATGTAGATCGAGGTCGAACTAAGCACATCACACTTTGGACTGTCCGGCGCACTGGAAGGTACATCCTCCAATGTTCCGAGCGAGATCTCCTTGCTCGGAGGTCCGCTACCCTGGCTAGTGTACGCCTGCACTACTATATTGTACGTGGTACACTTGTTAAGGTTCTGAAGCGTTGTCTCACCACCAAAATGACTCCGCACCTCAACCGtcttaaaattaaatccttGAGTCGGATTTATCTCACGATCGTTCGGATTAGCTGCCACCTGATACCCGACGTAGTAACCCAACAGGTTCCCATTCCACTGATCCCGATCGGGTGCTTCCCAGGAGAGAAAGATTTCGGTGGAACTCTTCGGTTCACCCTTGATGTTAAGCGGTGGCCCCGAAGGTACTTCTTCTAGCGTTGTAACCTGAATCACTTCCGAGTACTCCGAAGCGCCAAGTTTATTTTCGGCCGAAATGCGCAGATGGTACGCTTTAGCGGGTTTAAGGTTTTGCAGCGTGATCACGGTTTGTGTACCGGCGACGGTGATGTGTTCGGCCGATTGCCACGGTTCCGTTACCAGCTTGTACTCCACGTTGTACTTCTCGATAGGACTGTTACCAGCGAACGGTTGACTCCAGGATAGTTGTAGTGTGCGTGATTGTTGCGAGTTGATGCGAAGGTTCTTGGGTGCTTCAGGCACTTCCTGGATAACCAGGTGGATCGACATTTCATCTTGACCGAAAGCGTTCGACGCTTGGCATATGTAGACGCCGGTATCTTGCCGATAGGTGTGAGAGATACCGAGCTCCGACACCATCCCATCGTCCAGCACTTGCTCCCGGATGTTGTACCGATTGTCGAGCGATTCATCTAGCTGCTGCTGGGAGCTTTGCATCTTCCACTTGATGTCGATCGGGTTGTCACCCTGCACATTGCACTGGATGTGGATCTGTTTATTGCGCGGTGAGgtgatttgcttgtttttggtGGTAAAATGAGCAGGCACTGCAAGGTAATTAGACATTCGAGGTTAAGAATCTAAAATAGTAACCAAATACATATAAAGGAATAGCAATTTCTACCTACCATTAACTTTAAGGAAAATAACCTTACTAACACCGGTCCCGATAGAATTTTTCGCCTCACACAAAAAGTGACCCTGCGAATCTTTGGCTATTTTACGAAACTGTAACGTCCCGTTCGTATGCAACGATACGTTCGGCTCATACAGGAAATCCTTATACTCGCCCGGCGTATTTCCGATTGCTTTTTTCCACGTTACGGTCGGCTGTGGATGTCCACCAGCTTGGCAATGGAGCGCCACATCTTGTCCCGCTTGGGCACTCGAATCCTTAGGCTCAAGAATCCACTTGGGAGGAACATTAACCGTAAGTGGCACAGTGAAACTCTCACTGCCAGCAACATTACTCGCGATGCACGTATAGTTCCCCGAGTACTCCGACGTAATGTGTTCGATAACCAAACTCGTACTATACTCATCTAACCGTCGGATCACCTCATTCCCGGTACCGAGTACCGGTTTCCCGTTCCGTTCCCAGCGAAAGTTAACCGGCAGGTCACCCTCCAATATTTGGCAAGAGATAGCGGCACGCATACCCTCACGCAGCATGTTTGTCATTGCCTGTATAGGCATAATCTTCGGTGGTACGATCACCTGTATCTCGACATTTCGCCGTGCCGTTTGTTTCTGCTTATTCTGGGCCATGCAGGTGTAGGTGCCGGCATCTTCTGCTAGCTGAAGCTGCTCAATGATTAACGTACCGTTGTTGTAGGCTCGTTGGCGTCGGTTTATTGGAAGCGTTTGACCGTCTCGCTCCCAGTGGATCTTATCGATTGGGTAACCGGCGACCGGGCACTTGATGATGAGATCGTGTCCCGAGACGCCAGTTATTTTTGGCATCTCGCGTATATATGGAAGCCCATAGATGTTCACTTTGGCACTGTGTGACACTCTGTTTTTACGGGAGAAAAGCACAAAATGGGGAGAAAAATTGTTAGAAAATGTTACGATTCTGTGTGATTAGTCTGATGCATCGAATATCTCCGGGGAAGAACCCTACCGAACCCAAAAACCCCGACCAGTCCCGATCACCCCGGCTGGCATAGATTGTGTAATgcatttttcatcatcttcCATCCATATGGTGTGGAATTCCTTCGGGgagttttgcaaacatttgccCACTTCCATCCACCACCCTATCTATCACAGACTGTTAGAACGGTCGGGACAAAAACCCCTTGTCAGCTACTTACTTTCCTATGCTGTTCTGTGCCACGCACGTATATTCGCCACCGTCCTCCTCCTTCACGTTCGAAACGTTCACGTGACTGATGACATCGTCGTGGATGGTGACGTACTGACCGACTACAAACCGTGGACTATCGGGAATCTGTGTGAAAGTGGTAGAAGCATGCGGTACGCGTGttacgagattttttttcctactcaTTATGCCTTCACCAACatgtttcggtttgtttcttTACAAACTCGATTTATATCCCACGCATATAACGGATTCGCACACGGTGGGCATCAAAGTGGGCAATCCGATGCTTCCACTACTTACCGGAAATCCATCTAGCTTCCAAGTGAACTGAGGTGGCGGGTTGCCGGTACCCACGCACTTGAGCGATACGGTCGGTCCCGGTTGTAGCGTTTGTTCCGAGAACCAGTAAAGTAGCTCGGGAGTTGCATCTGGGAAAGAGGGAAGAGTGTGCACGACGTTAAGTACTTACTCGAGGGGATGACGCTTTTCCCTGGGCACAAATGATCAAACGAGGGGCATTTTTTATGGTGtacttgcttctttttctgttctaACGCTGGCGCATTTAAGGTGCAAAATGGAGGAAGCGAAGTGAATGGGAAACGGGGCAAGCAAAGGGGAAATAATGTTCCCTGTCCTAATTATGGACGCTGGATGATGAATATTCTTTCGGGAATACATGTGCAAtatgggggatttttttttgcctgctcTTTTTTACTTCCTTCCTGTAGATGATGGGGTTGCATCATGAGCTTGATGCAAATTCACTTTGAAATTGACACAGTTTTCAGATGAATCTTAAGATAAAAGTGTGGCGTTTTTTAGGTGTAATGCGAAAGTATGATgagcttcattttttattttttattgtttttctttaactgTGCTTCCATTGCTTTTATTGAAGATTCAACGTAAATTCGTATCATCGTATCATTGTAAATCACACCACCATAATGACACAGCATTGgtagaaatttatttcaatcaatatTATTTCAAGTTGTGTGACTTTTTAGTAGTATATCTAATAAAGTATTTGTagtaaaaatagtaaaataatgaaatgtaTTGTCCCGGTGACCATACCCATAAAATCCCGGGGTTTCAAATTCAATCAGATCATGAAAGCCAAATATCGGTAAGCTGAGACCTTTCAAAGTTGTagtgccaaaaaaaagtattgttTGCTACTCTTTctggatttgttggaaatCTGAATAGGCCAGTTTGAATGCCTTCGAATATGAGGCAAAAGCTCCTCCGTGAAAGAGTTCTCATGAGTTCTCCTGAAAGTTCTAATTGATCTCTTGGGACGGTGTGATCGATCAAAAGACAACTTATTTGTTTGCTAGCTTCTTGCAGGCAATAGTTTCCGTCATGTAATCCACACTCGATATGATACTGATATCAGCatttcttggaccatgaaaacaGGCCTCTTTAAAGCGAGCAAAACGAGTTTCGTTATTAAATGACTACCCAAGCGATTCACGCAACAGAACCGCACACAGCCCACGATGGACAACCTGAGGTAAAGCGTCTTTTTTTAAGGTTCTCTCCTCATAAAAAAATAGCTACGAATACGGAAGGCTGTCAAAGTCAAGTtccttttttgtaattttaaatataatcttttgtttattttattttattcacttaCCCCCAAGCTGCAGCTCCGCCGTTGACTGTATCTGCTCCCATTCGTTCGCCACAAAGCACTGGTACATGCCCTGATCCTCTTTCTGTACACTCTTGATCACTATCCGCGGCACATCGGTATAAATCTCGATCCGGCTGTCTCGCACGATCGGTTTCCCATTATGCATCCACAGCACCTCATGTGCCGGAAAGCCCGATATAATACACTGAAACTGCGCATCCTTACCAACGT encodes the following:
- the LOC126561301 gene encoding cell adhesion molecule Dscam2 isoform X3, translated to MDVRGLAQGILLLHILKGVILLDLQGPVFLSEPPYKVEFSNNSGGLIDCTGHGSPPPDVEWSVATTNHELVYTLPNGSLIFYPFSADKFRHEVHSTVYRCKLKNLVGTILSREVHVKGVVNQKYNIQVHDEYVMSGNTAVLKCQVPSYIQDFVVVTAWVQDSGVHLYPNTDIGGKYIVLSNGDLYINNAGASDAYKTYSCRTVNRLTGEIQISTYPGRVIVTEPKGLVQPRINVEKHSLKHVVVNAPVTLPCVAQGHPVPTYRWFKEVKDQIMPLQLNERISIVSAGLLKIAKARLEDSGKYLCWVNNTAGEETIQVSLTVTAPLTAHLQPQVQTVDVGKDAQFQCIISGFPAHEVLWMHNGKPIVRDSRIEIYTDVPRIVIKSVQKEDQGMYQCFVANEWEQIQSTAELQLGDATPELLYWFSEQTLQPGPTVSLKCVGTGNPPPQFTWKLDGFPIPDSPRFVVGQYVTIHDDVISHVNVSNVKEEDGGEYTCVAQNSIGKVSHSAKVNIYGLPYIREMPKITGVSGHDLIIKCPVAGYPIDKIHWERDGQTLPINRRQRAYNNGTLIIEQLQLAEDAGTYTCMAQNKQKQTARRNVEIQVIVPPKIMPIQAMTNMLREGMRAAISCQILEGDLPVNFRWERNGKPVLGTGNEVIRRLDEYSTSLVIEHITSEYSGNYTCIASNVAGSESFTVPLTVNVPPKWILEPKDSSAQAGQDVALHCQAGGHPQPTVTWKKAIGNTPGEYKDFLYEPNVSLHTNGTLQFRKIAKDSQGHFLCEAKNSIGTGVSKVIFLKVNVPAHFTTKNKQITSPRNKQIHIQCNVQGDNPIDIKWKMQSSQQQLDESLDNRYNIREQVLDDGMVSELGISHTYRQDTGVYICQASNAFGQDEMSIHLVIQEVPEAPKNLRINSQQSRTLQLSWSQPFAGNSPIEKYNVEYKLVTEPWQSAEHITVAGTQTVITLQNLKPAKAYHLRISAENKLGASEYSEVIQVTTLEEVPSGPPLNIKGEPKSSTEIFLSWEAPDRDQWNGNLLGYYVGYQVAANPNDREINPTQGFNFKTVEVRSHFGGETTLQNLNKCTTYNIVVQAYTSQGSGPPSKEISLGTLEDVPSSAPDSPKCDVLSSTSIYITWSPPPVDGQNGKIRGYKVSYIEMDDLYEKEPYTSKTNNQYLTLENLKKFTNYTFWVLAFTKVGDGVRTNPFHCITQEDVPSAPSALKAVPSSSTKIIISWLPPAHRNGLITGYTFYMSLVDGGRDEGTHKRSLVPYAESHETVRLQEHATYQFWLTASTKVGEGEKSEVITVPPNNKVPARIVSFSQEIVTPWKETLILPCRKVGVPAPVTIWRQDDQPMDTGTRKLIAKNGTLYIKDCQHSDAGNYTCSVENTWGRDEIVYRIRIRVPPDPPTLTIVNTYTDSLLLEWTDNRNGGSPVLGYVINYKRENGDWEELQIDSKTNTHLLVNLWCGTRYQLYITAYNKIGTGLPCDIVHSHTKGLPPVQPKHSQMITNNSTSVTCWLDSWGDGGCGILHFSIENRLYGRAQWNMIASHVEATERIFTVTDLQPATKYQLRVTAYNNAGATMAVYNYTTLTAQGVMVYPDITNPVSPHMGENPFYANFKVILPLCLSILILFALVAAALLIRKRKLNNQNRIPSTSMSESPSIANIQNKHNRDQQYLAVRAQQASRNSNSVDSGSYKAEGNEYIEDICPYATFQLNKQTYSESSYSGNVYSGPYHSNKEPEYTKVRRKGGSRLRDPATSEPIDINQFIESDNPGSTDSEVRKILTLHIPITEYDTLGSESDNDIASRSNQSNYRHHRDTQDETSSSSENSPSSISRKSKPPYPPRKSAKAQSQNLPKRHVRSSSGYSSHNEETTFSISNYPNYSDHITPPARFSDLLGRDATLAVSSVNPSSLGSATEIGSNVVGKKSSNHSPRPRANQKLQREAFQINV